GAGGAATCGGTGACCGATTGCGCGCTGGACTTCGACGGGGGGCCGGGCATGTACGACTCCGGCCCGTTCGGCGAGGCCAGCGGGTCACCGGTACCGGTCGCGGTGGAGACCTTTCAGGCGTTGCGGGAACGGCAGACCACCGAGGAGCTCGGCGTGCGCGGTGGCCACCGGTCCCGGGTCAACCTGCTCAATTGGGACGGCAAGGGGACCCCGGAGTCGATGTTCACCCCGCGGCCCGGCTCGCCCCGGGCGACCGGACGCGAGGAGCAGGCATGAGACTGCGCCGCCGAGAGACCGACCGAACCGCCGACCGCCGGGTGATCTGGCAGTCCGCGTCCCTGCTGCTGGCCTACCCCGACGAGGCCTGGGCCGACCGGTTGGCCCTGGTTCGCGCGGCGATCCCGGCGCTGCCGCCGGCCGCCGGCGAACCGTTGCGTCGCAGCGTGGACCGGCTCGCCGAGCAGCCGACGATCGACGCCGCCATCCGGTACGTCGACACGTTCGACTGGCGTCGCCGGCGCACGCTGTTCCTGACGTACTACACGGCCGGTGACACCCGCGGCCGCGGCGTGGCCCTGCTGGAGTTCGCGTCGGCCTACCGGGCGGTCGGGGCGGTCCCGCCGGCCGGCGAGCTGCCCGACCACCTGGCGGTGGTGCTCGAGTTCGCCGCCACCGTCGACGAGGACGCCGGGTACCGGCTGCTCGCCGACCACCGGACGTCGATCGACCTGCTGCACGAGGGGTTGCAGGCCATGGACTCCGCGTACGCGGACGTGGTCCGGGCGGTGGCCGCGACCCTGCCGCCGCCCAGTGAGCAGGACCTGCTGCTGGCCCGCCGGTTGATCATGCAGGGTCCGCCGGCCGAGGCGGTCGGCCTGGACCCGTACCCGCTGGCCGGGCCGCCGACCGCGGCCGGCCGCCGGGCCGGCCCGATCGACCTGCTGCTGACTCCGAACCCGAGAACTCCTGCCGGAAAGGCACTGTGATGAGCGCTGGGGCGCTGTTCTGGGCGATCGTGCCGTACGTGACGATCGCGATCCTGGTGGTCGGGCTGTGGTGGCGGTACCGGTACGACAAGTTCGGCTGGACCACC
This genomic window from Nakamurella multipartita DSM 44233 contains:
- the narJ gene encoding nitrate reductase molybdenum cofactor assembly chaperone; the encoded protein is MRLRRRETDRTADRRVIWQSASLLLAYPDEAWADRLALVRAAIPALPPAAGEPLRRSVDRLAEQPTIDAAIRYVDTFDWRRRRTLFLTYYTAGDTRGRGVALLEFASAYRAVGAVPPAGELPDHLAVVLEFAATVDEDAGYRLLADHRTSIDLLHEGLQAMDSAYADVVRAVAATLPPPSEQDLLLARRLIMQGPPAEAVGLDPYPLAGPPTAAGRRAGPIDLLLTPNPRTPAGKAL